TAACAACCTGGATATTTCTGCTTTTTCTAAAAAATTGGCTGATTATGCGAATTTTATAGTATGCAGGTGCTCTGGACAGGTGGCGGGAATCCTTGCGTTTTACATGAATAATGGGCATTTTGTCTATGTAACTTTCGTCTGCACTCTTAAGGAGTTCCAGCGACTTTCTATCTTTTCCAATATGTTGCATAAATTGGAAAATTTGGCGCAAGAAAAGGGGTACGAAAAAATTCGCCTTGAGGTGGCCAAAGAAAACCATTCTGCACAACAGGTGTATCTACACAAGGATTTTTCGGTTGTAGAACAAGGAGATAATTCTCTTTTTATGGAAAAATGGATCGGCAAGCACGGAGAATCCGCATGACAGAGTGTGAAAGAATTGTGAAGGAAAAAATTCTTCCGGAATCCTTTTTTGAACCGGAAGAAAGGAACGGCTTTTTTGTTGATGCCAATAGAAAGAAAACCTGGGCGATTCTGATAGACTTGCTTGTTCGTTTTGACAGGTTTTGCAACGACAACCATCTGAATTATTTTTTGATTTTTGGCTCTCTTTTGGGCGCGGTTCGCCACAAGGGGTTTATTCCTTGGGATGACGATGTTGATATCGTTATGCCCAGAGATGACTATAACAAGTTTACGTCACTAGCGGGTAAAATTGACCGGCCTTATTGTATACAGTCCTATTTAAACGAGTCTGACTTTTTCCTGTCTTTTGCGAAATTCCGTAATGTGAATACGACTTGCATCAGTAAGCCTTTCTCACATCGGAAGTTTAATCAGGGCATAGCGCTGGATATTTTCCCCTTAGACAATTTTGAGAATCAAGGTGCGCAGGAACGGTTCGATAGGATTAAGTGGTTGAATATGCAAAATTCAACTTATATGCGCATGGGAAATCCGTATCTAGATGCCTCTTCGCAAGAAAGAATAAAGCAGCATTCTGGACGTGCACCTTTGGATGTCTTGCAAGAGATCGAAAGCCTGGTTACGCAATTCAATAACAAGGAGACGGATAAGGTCGGTGTCAATGCACTGACAATCTATTCCTTTGAAAAGAACACCTGGCTTAAGCGGGATTTCGATTCGTTTGACTTGATGGAATTTGAATGTTGTCGTTTCCGCGTTCCATGTGGATTTGAGGATGTCCTTACGACAACGTATGGCGATTACATGCAGTTCCCGCCCGTTGAAAAAAGGGGTGGTTGGCACAACAATCTTATTATTGATCCTGACACACCTTTTTCCGAATACAAAATTTAAGGTTTCCATGAAAAAAGTTTATTGCGGCATGAGTGCCGACCTGATTCACCACGGACATCTGAACATCATTCACGAGGCCATGAAGCTTGGCGTGGTAACGGTCGGTGTCCTGACCGACGAGGCGATTGCTAGTTACAAGCGCCTGCCTTACTTGACGTATGAACAGCGTGCGGAAATCGTCTCCAACATCAAGGGTGTTGCGCAGGTCGTGCCGCAGACAACGCTGGACTATGTCCCCAACCTCGAAAAACTCAAGCCGGACTACGTGGTGCACGGCGACGACTGGAAGACCGGCGTTCAGCAGGAAACCCGCCAGCGCGTTATTGACTGCATCGCCAAGTGGGGAGGCAAGGTTGTCGACATTCCCTACACCCCGGGCGTTTCCTCAACCGTCCTGAACGCCGAGATGCGCGAGATCGGCACGACACCTGCGGTGCGCCAGAGGATGCTCCGCCGCCTGATCGCGGCCAAGCCTATCGTCCGAATCATGGAGAGCCATTCCGGCCTGACGGGTCTCATCATCGAGAAGACCAAGGTCAAGGTGAACAACAAGACCGAGGAATTCGACGGCATGTGGGCAAGCTCGCTTACCGATTCCACCAGCAAGGGCAAGCCCGATATCGAGGCCGTGGACCTCACCACGCGCCTGCATGGCCTGAACGATGCGCTCGAATGTACGACCAAGCCGGTCATCTATGACGGCGATACCGGCGGAAAGATAGAGCACTTCGTGTTCACCGTACGTACGCTTGAACGCCTCGGCGTTTCCGCGGTAATCATCGAGGACAAGATCGGCCTCAAGAAGAACTCCCTGTTCGGTACGGACGCTATCCAGACGCAGGATACCATCGAGGGCTTCTGCGAGAAGATCCGTACGGGTAAGCGTGCGCAGATTGCGCAGGACTTCATGATTATCGCCCGCTGCGAGAGCCTCATCGCTGGCAAGCCAATCGAGGACGCCCTGGAACGCTGCTTCGCCTATGTCGAGGCCGGTGCAGACGGCATTATGATTCATAGCAAGGACAAGTCGGGCGAGGATATCAAGGAATTCTGCAAGCGCTTCCGCGAGAAGCACTCCTCGGTACCGCTGGTCGTGGTTCCTACCACCTACAACCACGTGACCGAAGAGGAACTTGCCAGCTGGGGCGTGAACGTGGTCATCTACGCGAACCACATGCTGCGCAGCGCATACCCCGCCATGGTGAATACGGCGAAGTCCATCCTCACGCATCACCGCTCGTTCGAGGCGAACGACATGTGCATGAGCATCAAGGAAATCCTCGAGCTCATCCCGGGAACCAAGTAGGAGCGATGCAGACGGTCATCTCGACAGAACGGGGGTACGAAGGCCTCGTTGAATACCTGCGGGAGTCCGGGATGAAGAAGGTCCTGGTCGTCTGCGGGAATTCATGCGGTCGCCTGAACATAGGCAGGTTTCTTGATGAACAGATTCGTCAGGGAGTGATGAGTGCCGTGTACTTCAGGGATTTTGCGCCGAACCCGGATTACGCCTCTGTCGTGAAGGGCGTCGAAACTTTCCGGTCAAACGGTTGCGATTCCATCCTCGCCATTGGTGGCGGCAGTGCCATGGATACGGCCAAGTGCATCAAGTTGTATGCGACGATGCCTGCGGGTTGTGACTACATACACGAAAAGGTTGTCCCGAACGCGATTCCGTTCGTCGCAGTTCCCACTACGGCCGGAACGGGAAGCGAGGCGACCCGCTTCGCCGTAATCTACTATAACGGGGAGAAGCAGTCCGTCACGGACGCGAACTGCATTCCGCAGGCGGTGCTGTTCGACCCGTCCGTCCTGGACTCGCTTCCGGAATATCACCGGAAGTCCACCATGATGGATGCGTTCTGCCATGCGGTGGAGTCGTCCTGGTCGGTCAATTCTACGGACGAGAGCCGGGAATATTCGAGAAAGGCAATCCGCCTGATCCTGGAAAATCGCGATTCGTACCTGAACAATGAACCTGCCGGGAATAGAAAGATGCTCGAGGCGGCGAACGTTGCCGGCAAGGCCATCAACATTTCGCAGACGACCGCCGGGCACGCCATGTGCTACAAGCTGACAAGCCTGTACAAGATTGCCCACGGGCATGCCGCGGCGCTGTGCGTGTCTGCGCTGTGGCCCTATATGCTCGCCCATAGGGATGACTGTGCCGATGTGCGTGGCGTGGAACACCTTTCCGGCGTATTCGCAACCCTGGCCGAATGCATGGGCGCACAAACCCCTGAGGCTGCCGCAGAAAAATTCAAGGACTTTGTAGACGGACTAGGTCTCGGAATCCCGTCCGTCCGGGACGACTCGGATTACGATATTCTGAAAAAGTCGGTCAACCCGGTACGTCTCAAGAACAACCCCGTAAGATTGGACGAAAAGGCCATAGACACCCTTTACCACCAGATTCTGGGAGAATAAGATGAAAGTTGAAAGATTGATGGAAATTATCGGAGCCGATTTCTACACCGGCGTGCCGGACTCCCAGCTCAAGGCCCTCTGCAACTGCCTGATGAATACATACGGCATCGACCCGAAACACCATGTTATCGCTGCAAACGAAGGCAACTGCACCGCCTTGGCCGCCGGATACCACCTGGCGACGGGCAAGGTCCCCGTGGTCTACATGCAGAATTCCGGCGAGGGCAACATCATCAACCCTGTGGCCTCCCTTCTTAACGACAAGGTCTATGCCATCCCGATGGTGTTTATCGTGGGCTGGCGTGGCGAGCCCGGCGTCCATGACGAGCCGCAGCACATCTATCAGGGCGAAGTCACCGTGAAGCTCCTCGAGGATATGGATATCGCCACGTTTATTATCGGCAAGGACACGACCGATGCGGAAGTTGAATCCGTCATGGCCGAATTCAGGAAAGTCCTGGCCCAGGGCAAGGATGTCGCCTTCGTTGTTCGCAAGGGCGCCCTTTCCTATGACGGCAAGGTCGTATACAAGAATGACAACGTGATGGTCCGCGAGGAGATTATCCGCCATATCGTGGCCGTGTCGGGCGAGGACTCGATCGTATCCACTACGGGCAAGGCCAGCCGAGAACTTTTCGAGATTAGGGAAGCTAACGGACAGAGCCACAAGTACGACTTTTTGACGGTGGGCTCCATGGGGCACAGTTCCTCGATCGCTCTCGGTGTCGCGCTCAATAAGCCCGAAAGGAAGATCTGGTGTGTCGATGGCGACGGCGCCGTGCTCATGCACATGGGGGCCATGGCGGTTGTCGGTGCGAACGCGCCGAAGAACCTGGTGCATGTCGTAATCAACAATGGAGCGCATGAAACCGTGGGCGGTATGCCGACCGTAGCCGCCAGGATGGATCTTGTCGCGATTGCCAGGGCCTGCGGCTACCCGAAGGCGGTGTCCGTAGATACGTTCGAGGCCCTGGACCGCGAATTGAAATCGGCAAAGTCCGCCAAGGAACTGACCTTTATCGAGGTCAAGTGTTCCATCGGTGCCCGTGACGACCTTGGCAGGCCTACGACTACTGCCCTGGAAAATAAGCAGAACTTCATGGATTTTTTGAAGTGAATTTTATTATAGTTGACGAAGCATGTCCCTAAAAACGTCTGTCATAACATCCCTCATTTGGAAGTTCCTTGAGCGCATCGGTACGCAGGGGGTTTCTTTCATCGTTGCGATTGTTTTGGCTCGTCTGCTGTCGCCAGCGGATTTCGGGCTGATTGCCATAGTGACGGTCTTTGTTACCATGGCGAATGTATTTGTGCAGAGTGGCCTGAATACCGCGCTTATCCAGAAGAAGAATGCGGACAATCTGGACTTTTCGACCGTATTCTTTTCGTGCCTTGCGCTTGCCGCTGTCCTGTATATGGGGCTGTTCTTTAGCGCTCCCTTTATTGCGGAGTTCTACAACAATCAGTCGGAACTTGTTCCTGTAATTCGAGTGCTTGGACTGATGCTCCCGCTTGGCGCCTTGAACTCGATTCAGGAAGCCTACGTAGCTCGGAACATGATGTTCAAGAAGCTATTCTACCGTAGTGTCGGGGCCGTCATCCCGGCGGGCATTATCGGAGTCGTGTGTGCCTATCTGGGGATTGGAATATGGTCGCTTGTCGCCCAACAGCTTTCGAACGCATTCCTCATTTGTGTCATTATGTGGTTTACGGTAAAGTGGCGCCCGTCTCTAGCTTTTTCTTTTGAACGATGGAAGGGACTGTTCTCGTTCGGGTGGAAACTGCTTTGTTCTTCGTTGCTAGATACATTCTATTATAATATTAGAGATTTGGTGATTGGAAAGCTGTTTACCCCTGCTGATCTCGGTTTCTATAATCGCGGTGACCAGTTCCCGAAACTCATTATTACCAACATTAACGCATCTATACAGTCGGTGTTGTTGCCGTCGCTTTCAACCGTTCAGGATGATCGAGTGAGGTTGAAGGCGTTGGCTCGTCGTTCCATAAAAACAAGCTCCTTCTTGATTTTGCCCATGATGGCGGGGCTTGCTGCATTGGCTCAGCCTCTTACCTTAGTACTTCTGGGTGAAAAGTGGTTGCCGGCGGTTCCGTTTATCCAGATTTGCTGCTTTAGTTATGCATTCTGGCCTATCCATACAACGAACCTTTCTGCAATCAATGCCGTCGGCCGTAGCGATGTATTCCTGAAGCTCGAGATTATTAAGAAAAGCTATGGGCTGACCATCCTTGCTATCGCGGTTTATGCATTCCGTTCGCCACTCGGTATTGCCATGAGTGCTGCTATCACGGCTCCGTTGGGCTCCTTTGTGAATGCGTATCCCAACAAGAAACTATTGGATTACGGCTTTGCCGAGCAAATGAAAGACTTCCTACCATCCTTCTTTTTGTCCGTGGCGATGGGTGCCACCATTTATCTGGGCGGGAATTTCCTTACCGAAAGACTGAATTTGGCACCTATTTTGCTGATGGTTGTTTCTGCAGTCGTAGGTATTTTGCTCTATTTTGGATTGGCTAAGGTGCTTCATTTTGAATGCCTGGATTATCTGATTAAGACGATTAAAGAGTGGAAGTTTAAATCAAATAAGGCTGATTTGGAAAAATGATAGATCGCACTCAAGAAGACGTGATGCAATGCTGGCCGAAGGAATGGGATACTCCTTTGGTTAGTATTCGGTGCTTAGCGTACAATCAGGAACAATATATTGTGCAGACTTTGGAAGGTTTCCTGATGCAGGAAACCGAATATCCATTTGAGATCGTTATTCATGATGATGCGTCGACAGATAAAACAACAGATATTATTCGGGAATATGAACAAAGATTCCCGAAGATAATAAAGCCTATTTATGAGACTGAGAACCGATATTCTAAGCATGATGGGTCGCTTTCGCGTATGATGAGAGATGCCTGTCACGGAAAGTATATCGCTTTTTGTGAAGGGGATGACTACTGGATTGATCCTTCGAAACTGCAGACGCAGGTGAAATGGATGGAGGAACATCCTGAATACACGATGTGCTGCAGCAATGCGAATGTTGTTTCTTCACGGGAAATTGATTGGACTAGATATCCGGAAGATTGCGATATTCCTCTTGCTGATATGGTTCTTTGTGGGGGAGCCTGGGTTGTAACGTGTACGACTTTGTATAGAAGAAATATTGTTGAGGAATA
This genomic interval from Fibrobacter sp. UWR3 contains the following:
- a CDS encoding N-acetyltransferase, which gives rise to MFNNLDISAFSKKLADYANFIVCRCSGQVAGILAFYMNNGHFVYVTFVCTLKEFQRLSIFSNMLHKLENLAQEKGYEKIRLEVAKENHSAQQVYLHKDFSVVEQGDNSLFMEKWIGKHGESA
- a CDS encoding phosphorylcholine transferase LicD is translated as MTECERIVKEKILPESFFEPEERNGFFVDANRKKTWAILIDLLVRFDRFCNDNHLNYFLIFGSLLGAVRHKGFIPWDDDVDIVMPRDDYNKFTSLAGKIDRPYCIQSYLNESDFFLSFAKFRNVNTTCISKPFSHRKFNQGIALDIFPLDNFENQGAQERFDRIKWLNMQNSTYMRMGNPYLDASSQERIKQHSGRAPLDVLQEIESLVTQFNNKETDKVGVNALTIYSFEKNTWLKRDFDSFDLMEFECCRFRVPCGFEDVLTTTYGDYMQFPPVEKRGGWHNNLIIDPDTPFSEYKI
- the aepX gene encoding phosphoenolpyruvate mutase, coding for MKKVYCGMSADLIHHGHLNIIHEAMKLGVVTVGVLTDEAIASYKRLPYLTYEQRAEIVSNIKGVAQVVPQTTLDYVPNLEKLKPDYVVHGDDWKTGVQQETRQRVIDCIAKWGGKVVDIPYTPGVSSTVLNAEMREIGTTPAVRQRMLRRLIAAKPIVRIMESHSGLTGLIIEKTKVKVNNKTEEFDGMWASSLTDSTSKGKPDIEAVDLTTRLHGLNDALECTTKPVIYDGDTGGKIEHFVFTVRTLERLGVSAVIIEDKIGLKKNSLFGTDAIQTQDTIEGFCEKIRTGKRAQIAQDFMIIARCESLIAGKPIEDALERCFAYVEAGADGIMIHSKDKSGEDIKEFCKRFREKHSSVPLVVVPTTYNHVTEEELASWGVNVVIYANHMLRSAYPAMVNTAKSILTHHRSFEANDMCMSIKEILELIPGTK
- a CDS encoding phosphonoacetaldehyde reductase, coding for MQTVISTERGYEGLVEYLRESGMKKVLVVCGNSCGRLNIGRFLDEQIRQGVMSAVYFRDFAPNPDYASVVKGVETFRSNGCDSILAIGGGSAMDTAKCIKLYATMPAGCDYIHEKVVPNAIPFVAVPTTAGTGSEATRFAVIYYNGEKQSVTDANCIPQAVLFDPSVLDSLPEYHRKSTMMDAFCHAVESSWSVNSTDESREYSRKAIRLILENRDSYLNNEPAGNRKMLEAANVAGKAINISQTTAGHAMCYKLTSLYKIAHGHAAALCVSALWPYMLAHRDDCADVRGVEHLSGVFATLAECMGAQTPEAAAEKFKDFVDGLGLGIPSVRDDSDYDILKKSVNPVRLKNNPVRLDEKAIDTLYHQILGE
- the aepY gene encoding phosphonopyruvate decarboxylase; protein product: MKVERLMEIIGADFYTGVPDSQLKALCNCLMNTYGIDPKHHVIAANEGNCTALAAGYHLATGKVPVVYMQNSGEGNIINPVASLLNDKVYAIPMVFIVGWRGEPGVHDEPQHIYQGEVTVKLLEDMDIATFIIGKDTTDAEVESVMAEFRKVLAQGKDVAFVVRKGALSYDGKVVYKNDNVMVREEIIRHIVAVSGEDSIVSTTGKASRELFEIREANGQSHKYDFLTVGSMGHSSSIALGVALNKPERKIWCVDGDGAVLMHMGAMAVVGANAPKNLVHVVINNGAHETVGGMPTVAARMDLVAIARACGYPKAVSVDTFEALDRELKSAKSAKELTFIEVKCSIGARDDLGRPTTTALENKQNFMDFLK
- a CDS encoding lipopolysaccharide biosynthesis protein gives rise to the protein MSLKTSVITSLIWKFLERIGTQGVSFIVAIVLARLLSPADFGLIAIVTVFVTMANVFVQSGLNTALIQKKNADNLDFSTVFFSCLALAAVLYMGLFFSAPFIAEFYNNQSELVPVIRVLGLMLPLGALNSIQEAYVARNMMFKKLFYRSVGAVIPAGIIGVVCAYLGIGIWSLVAQQLSNAFLICVIMWFTVKWRPSLAFSFERWKGLFSFGWKLLCSSLLDTFYYNIRDLVIGKLFTPADLGFYNRGDQFPKLIITNINASIQSVLLPSLSTVQDDRVRLKALARRSIKTSSFLILPMMAGLAALAQPLTLVLLGEKWLPAVPFIQICCFSYAFWPIHTTNLSAINAVGRSDVFLKLEIIKKSYGLTILAIAVYAFRSPLGIAMSAAITAPLGSFVNAYPNKKLLDYGFAEQMKDFLPSFFLSVAMGATIYLGGNFLTERLNLAPILLMVVSAVVGILLYFGLAKVLHFECLDYLIKTIKEWKFKSNKADLEK
- a CDS encoding glycosyltransferase, translating into MIDRTQEDVMQCWPKEWDTPLVSIRCLAYNQEQYIVQTLEGFLMQETEYPFEIVIHDDASTDKTTDIIREYEQRFPKIIKPIYETENRYSKHDGSLSRMMRDACHGKYIAFCEGDDYWIDPSKLQTQVKWMEEHPEYTMCCSNANVVSSREIDWTRYPEDCDIPLADMVLCGGAWVVTCTTLYRRNIVEEYSRLDFCLQCHVGDYCCQILSALLGKVRYFNTRMAAYRYLAVGSWSSKNTGFDYNKKLKGWRSEIDMLKGFDAYSEYKYHDLFEKKMSFDVYVNSVIAGDGFRPAKDVKAILSNFEDVKGFSLLQKIKIFLITHHLSFLFQIKRGLAGKNKEQPK